The Burkholderia cepacia genome includes a region encoding these proteins:
- a CDS encoding L-serine ammonia-lyase has protein sequence MAVSVFDLFKIGIGPSSSHTVGPMRAALMFVQGLERDGMLDATAHVKVELYGSLGATGKGHGTDRGVMLGLLGDAPDTVDPDTIDARLEDVRQSKTLALLGTHPVPFVLKENIAFYRQALPEHPNGMKLRASDANGAVLVERTYLSVGGGFVVTAGAPNTKVLSAAEQMTHPFRTGAELLALTESTGKSIAQLMWENERAWHTEEETRDGLLKIWAVMQSCVSRGCGIGNPDADGNLPGPFQVKRRAPQLYRTLTGSPERALQDPLSMIDWINLYAIAVNEENAAGGRVVTAPTNGAAGIIPAVLHYYTRFTPGANEQGVIDFLLTAAAIGILYKLNASISGAEVGCQGEVGVACSMAAGALAAVLGGTPQQVENAAEIGMEHNLGLTCDPVGGMVQIPCIERNAMASVKAVNAARMALRGDGSHYVSLDSVIKTMRETGADMKTKYKETSRGGLAVNIVEC, from the coding sequence ATGGCAGTCAGCGTCTTTGACCTCTTCAAGATCGGTATCGGTCCATCCAGTTCGCATACGGTCGGGCCGATGCGCGCGGCGCTGATGTTCGTCCAGGGCCTCGAGCGCGACGGGATGCTCGACGCGACCGCCCACGTGAAGGTCGAGCTGTACGGCTCGCTCGGCGCCACCGGCAAGGGCCACGGCACCGACCGCGGCGTGATGCTCGGCCTGCTCGGCGACGCGCCCGACACCGTCGATCCCGACACGATCGACGCGCGGCTGGAAGACGTCCGCCAGTCGAAGACGCTCGCGCTGCTCGGCACGCACCCGGTGCCGTTCGTCCTGAAGGAGAACATCGCGTTCTACCGCCAGGCGCTGCCCGAGCATCCGAACGGGATGAAGCTGCGCGCGAGCGACGCGAACGGCGCGGTGCTGGTCGAGCGCACCTACCTGTCGGTCGGCGGCGGCTTCGTCGTGACGGCCGGCGCGCCGAACACGAAGGTGCTGAGCGCGGCCGAGCAGATGACGCACCCGTTCCGCACCGGCGCCGAGCTGCTCGCGCTGACCGAGTCGACCGGCAAGTCGATCGCGCAGCTGATGTGGGAAAACGAGCGCGCGTGGCATACCGAGGAAGAGACGCGCGACGGCCTGCTGAAGATCTGGGCGGTGATGCAGTCGTGCGTGTCGCGCGGCTGCGGAATCGGCAACCCGGATGCCGACGGCAACCTGCCCGGCCCGTTCCAGGTCAAGCGCCGCGCGCCGCAGCTGTACCGCACGCTGACGGGCAGCCCGGAGCGTGCGCTGCAGGATCCGCTGTCGATGATCGACTGGATCAACCTGTACGCGATCGCGGTCAACGAGGAAAACGCGGCCGGCGGGCGCGTCGTAACCGCGCCGACCAACGGCGCGGCCGGCATCATCCCCGCCGTGCTGCACTACTACACGCGCTTCACGCCGGGTGCGAACGAGCAGGGCGTGATCGACTTCCTGCTCACCGCCGCCGCGATCGGCATTCTTTACAAGCTGAATGCGTCGATCTCCGGCGCGGAAGTCGGCTGCCAGGGCGAAGTGGGCGTCGCGTGCTCGATGGCGGCCGGCGCGCTCGCGGCCGTGCTCGGCGGCACGCCGCAACAGGTCGAGAACGCAGCCGAGATCGGGATGGAGCACAACCTCGGCCTCACCTGCGACCCGGTCGGCGGGATGGTGCAGATTCCCTGCATCGAGCGCAACGCGATGGCGTCGGTGAAGGCGGTCAACGCGGCGCGCATGGCGTTGCGCGGCGACGGCTCGCACTACGTGTCGCTCGATTCGGTGATCAAGACGATGCGCGAGACCGGTGCCGACATGAAGACGAAGTACAAGGAAACGTCGCGCGGCGGGCTCGCGGTGAATATCGTCGAGTGCTGA
- a CDS encoding type II toxin-antitoxin system VapC family toxin — protein sequence MARYMLDTNMCIYLMKNQPEQVARRFAQCYTGDVVMSAITYAELEYGVAVCANPDRERRNLAALIEDIPVAPFDVAAARAYGPVREATRERKNDQLDKLIAAHAVSLDVVLVTNNERDFASYPGVRLENWLND from the coding sequence ATGGCGCGCTACATGCTCGACACCAACATGTGCATCTATCTGATGAAGAATCAGCCGGAACAGGTCGCGAGACGATTTGCCCAGTGCTACACGGGGGACGTCGTGATGTCGGCGATCACCTATGCCGAGCTCGAGTATGGTGTCGCGGTCTGCGCGAATCCTGATCGCGAGCGCCGAAATCTCGCGGCGCTGATCGAGGACATTCCCGTCGCCCCGTTCGATGTGGCGGCGGCGCGGGCCTACGGGCCGGTGCGGGAGGCAACGCGGGAGCGCAAGAATGACCAGCTGGACAAACTGATCGCCGCCCATGCGGTGTCGCTCGACGTCGTGCTCGTGACCAACAACGAGCGGGATTTCGCGAGCTACCCGGGCGTGCGGCTGGAGAACTGGCTGAACGATTAG
- a CDS encoding alginate lyase family protein yields the protein MVRPMFPGHGAMQGRPRARRFVPMFVASLSLAAAGLGACGSARAAMNFCAAPALQASETTQAEPGVQALIRSVDARIGEQPKAMARVHTEGTLPHEGIYDQSAAALKDLDLMRDAALAWRVTNAPRYLQLVDRFLSAWVGTYQPSFNPIDETRFDSLIVAYDMTASALPVKTRNATAAFIAKLGAGYVAQIDAQKRPLTGTWRNNWQSHRIKLIALSAFTLGDRKMMNAAQRLFVEHLADNIGPDGKTWDFEERDALHYAVYDLQPLVTAALAARRFNRNWLRERGTNGATLEAALDWLVPYALGEKTHEEFVNSPVPFDAKRREAGLPGYTGQWDPKNATELFHLAARLDGRYARVAQQLSPTPPAWLAACLPLQAR from the coding sequence ATGGTGCGTCCGATGTTTCCGGGCCATGGTGCAATGCAAGGGCGGCCGCGTGCGCGCCGCTTCGTGCCGATGTTCGTCGCGTCGCTGTCGTTGGCCGCGGCCGGCCTCGGCGCGTGCGGCAGCGCGCGCGCGGCGATGAATTTCTGCGCGGCGCCGGCCCTGCAGGCGAGCGAGACGACACAGGCCGAGCCGGGCGTCCAGGCGTTGATCCGCAGCGTCGACGCGCGCATCGGCGAGCAGCCGAAGGCGATGGCGCGCGTGCACACCGAGGGCACGCTGCCGCACGAAGGCATCTACGACCAGAGTGCCGCCGCGCTGAAGGATCTCGACCTGATGCGCGATGCCGCGCTCGCGTGGCGCGTGACGAACGCGCCGCGCTACCTGCAGCTCGTCGACCGCTTCCTGTCCGCGTGGGTCGGAACCTACCAGCCGAGCTTCAACCCGATCGACGAGACGCGTTTCGACAGCCTGATCGTCGCGTACGACATGACGGCAAGCGCGCTGCCGGTGAAGACCCGCAACGCGACCGCAGCGTTCATCGCGAAGCTCGGCGCCGGTTATGTCGCGCAGATCGACGCGCAGAAACGCCCGCTCACCGGCACCTGGCGCAACAACTGGCAGAGCCACCGGATCAAGCTGATCGCGCTGTCCGCGTTCACGCTCGGCGACCGCAAGATGATGAACGCCGCGCAGCGGCTGTTCGTCGAGCATCTCGCCGACAACATCGGCCCGGACGGCAAGACGTGGGACTTCGAGGAGCGCGACGCGCTGCACTACGCGGTCTACGACCTGCAGCCGCTGGTGACGGCCGCGCTCGCCGCGCGCCGCTTCAACCGCAACTGGCTGCGCGAGCGCGGCACGAACGGTGCGACCCTCGAGGCCGCGCTCGACTGGCTCGTGCCGTACGCGCTCGGCGAGAAAACGCACGAGGAATTCGTGAATTCGCCGGTGCCGTTCGACGCGAAGCGCCGCGAAGCCGGCCTGCCGGGCTACACGGGGCAGTGGGACCCGAAAAACGCCACCGAACTCTTTCATCTGGCCGCGCGGCTCGACGGGCGCTACGCCCGCGTCGCGCAGCAACTTTCCCCAACGCCGCCCGCATGGCTCGCCGCGTGCCTGCCATTGCAGGCGCGCTAG
- the vapB gene encoding type II toxin-antitoxin system VapB family antitoxin, which translates to MHTTRAFRNGNSQAVRIPADLAYERSDIELEIERVGDEIRIRPARRPLTGVLEKFAKFGPDFMAEGRGDHEQADREGL; encoded by the coding sequence ATGCATACCACCCGAGCGTTCAGGAACGGCAACTCACAGGCCGTACGGATTCCGGCGGATCTTGCTTACGAGCGCAGCGACATCGAGCTCGAAATCGAGCGAGTGGGCGATGAAATTCGCATTCGACCTGCTCGGCGGCCGTTGACGGGTGTGCTCGAGAAGTTCGCGAAATTCGGGCCGGATTTCATGGCGGAAGGGCGTGGCGACCACGAGCAGGCCGACCGCGAGGGCTTGTGA